In Nonomuraea sp. NBC_00507, the following are encoded in one genomic region:
- a CDS encoding discoidin domain-containing protein: MKPVGTVSRVAPPRRRPAARTLRMGLAALLAALLAGSLAPAAPAAASPDRSPAAQKDLPGNAPNPAGGRDYFIDATNGRDNASGTSPKTAWRSLAKANATTFMPGDRILLKSGAQWHDQQLWPKGSGSAGKPITISAYGDPAARKPYIAANGKVPSPFRADGTKNPDTVGLTGAIVLRNQQYFEINNVELSNDDDFATDITTGRYVRDGIMVSINADLLPAGADSIMDHFRISNVYVHDLDGPSNWQRIHYGGVNFQVFGSRNYKEYATGGYYFKDVRIENNTFMKVELHAVQFAFNWFAADGADSGQYDESGKFHEGWEQLWVRTRDLYSRDVYIGHNYAESVGQGAIQLANTKNMTVEYNEVNGFLERYGSVSVALYLWAGADSVMQYNEVYGGPYNEFDGTPWDLEYTNFNVTYQFNYSHDNPAGWMSYMGNSSNSVARYNLSVNDNGVLVKNMLSSNYSPTYFVNNTFVYDGAEMDYFHDETFLSKVYFLNNIFYNASTTESTPWYRRTGALRQAVFSNNDFYEASGTHSSQEPADRAGLRVDPKFVGDPAKYVTGAGVDRIRTAAAHFRLRGDSPLIDAGRYNPHLGTEDFLGTHLYYGKAPDLGIAESRIGEKVANPVDDDPIEDDTDDRVNLALGKPATASSTHPGANGTLTADRLTDGDPATRWAAADDATYPITLDIDFGTDTTFDEVYLDEYTDAGTNPRVQTFDLQRWDAGTGAWVTFASRADGIGHDLTVTGFGNVTASRLRVALTGQKPTEVYTPTLTEIAVYRTDA, encoded by the coding sequence ATGAAACCTGTCGGCACCGTATCCCGCGTCGCGCCGCCCCGCCGGCGCCCCGCGGCGCGGACGCTGCGCATGGGCCTCGCCGCCCTGCTCGCCGCGCTCCTCGCGGGCTCACTCGCGCCCGCCGCGCCGGCCGCCGCGTCCCCGGACCGCTCCCCCGCCGCCCAGAAGGACCTGCCCGGCAACGCGCCGAACCCGGCAGGCGGCAGGGACTACTTCATCGACGCCACCAACGGCCGCGACAACGCTTCCGGCACCTCACCGAAGACCGCCTGGCGCAGCCTGGCCAAGGCGAACGCGACGACCTTCATGCCCGGAGACCGCATCCTGCTCAAGAGCGGCGCACAGTGGCACGACCAGCAGTTATGGCCGAAGGGCTCGGGCAGTGCGGGCAAGCCGATCACCATCTCGGCGTACGGCGACCCGGCCGCCCGCAAGCCGTACATCGCGGCGAACGGCAAGGTGCCGAGCCCCTTCCGCGCCGACGGCACGAAGAACCCCGACACGGTCGGTCTGACCGGGGCCATCGTGCTGCGCAACCAGCAGTATTTCGAGATCAACAACGTCGAGCTGTCCAACGACGACGACTTCGCCACCGACATCACCACCGGGCGCTACGTCCGCGACGGCATCATGGTCTCCATCAACGCCGACCTCCTGCCGGCCGGCGCGGACAGCATCATGGACCATTTCCGCATCTCGAACGTGTACGTCCATGATCTCGACGGCCCGAGCAACTGGCAGCGGATCCACTACGGCGGCGTCAACTTCCAGGTCTTCGGCAGCCGCAATTACAAGGAGTACGCCACCGGCGGCTACTACTTCAAGGACGTCAGGATCGAGAACAACACCTTCATGAAGGTCGAGCTGCACGCCGTGCAGTTCGCGTTCAACTGGTTCGCCGCGGACGGTGCGGACTCCGGCCAGTACGACGAGAGCGGGAAGTTCCATGAGGGCTGGGAGCAGCTCTGGGTGCGTACCCGCGACCTGTACAGCCGTGACGTCTACATCGGCCACAACTACGCCGAGAGCGTCGGCCAGGGCGCGATCCAGCTGGCCAACACCAAGAACATGACGGTCGAGTACAACGAGGTCAACGGCTTCCTCGAGCGGTATGGCTCGGTGTCCGTCGCGCTCTATCTGTGGGCGGGCGCCGACTCGGTGATGCAGTACAACGAGGTTTACGGCGGCCCGTACAACGAGTTCGACGGCACCCCGTGGGACTTGGAGTACACGAACTTCAACGTCACCTACCAGTTCAACTACTCGCACGACAATCCGGCGGGCTGGATGTCGTATATGGGCAACAGCTCCAACTCGGTCGCCCGCTACAACCTGAGCGTGAACGACAACGGCGTGCTGGTGAAGAACATGCTGTCCTCGAACTACTCGCCGACCTACTTCGTGAACAACACCTTCGTGTACGACGGCGCGGAGATGGACTACTTCCACGACGAGACGTTCCTGAGCAAGGTCTACTTCCTGAACAACATCTTCTACAACGCCTCCACGACGGAATCGACGCCGTGGTACCGCCGGACCGGCGCCCTGCGCCAAGCGGTGTTCTCGAACAACGACTTCTACGAGGCGAGCGGCACCCATTCCAGCCAGGAGCCGGCTGACCGGGCCGGGCTGCGGGTCGACCCGAAGTTCGTGGGAGACCCGGCGAAATACGTCACCGGGGCGGGCGTGGACCGGATCCGGACAGCCGCGGCGCACTTCAGGCTCCGCGGCGACTCACCGCTCATCGACGCCGGCCGGTACAACCCGCACCTGGGCACCGAGGACTTCCTCGGCACGCACCTCTACTACGGCAAGGCACCGGACCTGGGCATCGCGGAGAGCCGGATCGGTGAGAAGGTCGCCAACCCGGTGGACGACGATCCCATCGAGGACGATACGGACGACCGGGTCAACCTCGCGCTCGGCAAGCCGGCCACCGCGAGCTCGACGCACCCGGGCGCGAACGGCACGCTCACCGCTGACAGGCTGACCGACGGCGACCCGGCGACCCGCTGGGCGGCGGCCGACGACGCGACCTACCCGATCACGCTGGACATCGACTTCGGCACGGACACGACCTTCGACGAGGTGTACCTCGACGAATACACCGACGCAGGCACCAACCCGCGGGTCCAGACGTTCGACCTGCAACGATGGGACGCCGGGACCGGCGCCTGGGTGACCTTCGCCAGCCGTGCCGACGGCATCGGACACGACCTGACCGTGACCGGCTTCGGCAACGTCACGGCCTCCCGGCTTCGGGTGGCGCTCACCGGGCAGAAACCGACCGAGGTGTACACGCCGACACTGACCGAGATCGCCGTCTACCGCACCGACGCGTAG